The following coding sequences are from one Deinococcus arcticus window:
- a CDS encoding PH domain-containing protein → MSAEQRFAGGPEVAVPLAPAHSPLWFRGLVWLAPVLLAATPWLPDGEGAALPLAGQVLLTLLGLGLFLAFLLVPRRLAYTLTNTGLRVRRASGTFEWPYRDLRAQATGGGLGLKVGGVGLPGYYSGNYAWKGEGPRAVQALSSNTGQGVLLDVRGVPYFLTPADPESFLQALTERGVTVRA, encoded by the coding sequence GTGAGCGCTGAACAGCGGTTCGCAGGTGGCCCAGAGGTCGCCGTTCCCCTGGCCCCGGCGCACTCGCCGCTGTGGTTCCGGGGACTGGTCTGGCTGGCGCCCGTGCTGCTGGCCGCCACGCCCTGGCTGCCGGACGGCGAGGGCGCGGCGCTGCCGCTGGCCGGTCAGGTTTTGCTGACCTTGCTGGGGCTGGGGCTGTTCCTGGCGTTTCTGCTGGTGCCCCGCCGCCTGGCCTACACGCTGACCAACACCGGGCTGCGGGTGCGCCGGGCTTCAGGCACCTTTGAGTGGCCGTACCGCGATTTGCGGGCCCAGGCCACGGGCGGCGGCCTGGGGTTGAAGGTGGGCGGGGTGGGCCTGCCCGGCTATTACAGCGGCAACTATGCCTGGAAAGGCGAGGGCCCCCGCGCAGTGCAGGCCCTGAGCAGCAATACAGGCCAGGGGGTGCTGCTGGACGTGCGCGGCGTGCCGTATTTCCTGACCCCGGCTGACCCGGAAAGCTTCCTGCAGGCGCTGACGGAGCGGGGCGTGACTGTTCGGGCCTGA
- the radA gene encoding DNA repair protein RadA, with amino-acid sequence MAKVRASYVCTSCGYQAAKPLGRCPNCQAWNSFEEEVPTAVPGKGGRGGAYGGVVGGKLTPLSTVGRREEPRTPSGIPELDRVLGGGLVAGGVTLIGGEPGIGKSTLLLQVADRVARTSGPVLYVAGEESLEQIRLRADRLGVTADIQLTRDTRAEHVAALMAEHRPALCIVDSIQTVTVEGEGAPGGVAQVRDGTSLLTRAAKETGTATVLVGHVTKDGTVAGPKVMEHIVDTTVFLESVGAYRLLRSVKNRFGQAGELGVFEMRGEGLIAVENPSAAFLAERPVGVPGSVVASTIDGQRPMLLEVQALASKTPYPNARRVVVGLDPRRVDVVLAVLERRLDLTLGGLDIYVNLAGGLKVPDPGLDLAVALAVYSAVVGRALPGNVAVFGEVGLAGEVRSTQAALRRAEEARRAGYERLVVPPGVDGSPGVKSVEEAVGQVWGGGERSRER; translated from the coding sequence GTGGCTAAGGTCCGCGCCAGTTACGTCTGCACCAGCTGCGGCTATCAGGCCGCCAAGCCCCTGGGCCGCTGCCCCAACTGTCAGGCCTGGAACTCATTTGAAGAGGAGGTGCCGACGGCCGTCCCCGGGAAGGGTGGGCGCGGCGGGGCCTACGGCGGCGTGGTGGGCGGCAAGCTGACCCCGCTGTCCACGGTGGGGCGCCGGGAAGAACCGCGCACCCCCAGCGGCATTCCCGAGCTGGACCGGGTGCTGGGCGGCGGGCTGGTGGCCGGCGGCGTGACCCTGATTGGCGGCGAGCCCGGCATAGGCAAGAGCACGCTGCTGCTGCAGGTGGCCGACCGGGTGGCCCGCACCAGCGGCCCCGTGCTGTACGTGGCCGGCGAGGAATCGCTGGAGCAGATCCGGTTGCGCGCCGACCGCCTGGGGGTCACGGCCGACATTCAGCTCACCCGCGACACCCGCGCCGAGCATGTGGCCGCCCTGATGGCCGAGCACAGGCCCGCGCTGTGCATCGTGGACTCCATTCAGACGGTGACGGTGGAGGGTGAGGGAGCGCCCGGCGGCGTGGCACAGGTGCGCGACGGCACCTCTCTGCTTACCCGCGCGGCCAAGGAAACCGGCACCGCCACCGTGCTGGTGGGCCACGTGACCAAGGACGGCACCGTGGCCGGGCCCAAGGTCATGGAGCACATCGTGGACACCACGGTGTTTCTGGAATCGGTGGGGGCCTACCGATTACTGCGCAGCGTGAAAAACCGCTTTGGGCAGGCCGGGGAACTGGGCGTGTTCGAGATGCGCGGCGAGGGCCTGATCGCCGTGGAAAACCCCAGCGCCGCCTTTCTGGCCGAGCGGCCGGTGGGGGTGCCCGGCAGCGTGGTGGCCTCCACGATTGACGGCCAGCGGCCCATGCTGCTGGAGGTGCAGGCCCTGGCCAGCAAGACCCCTTATCCGAATGCCCGGCGCGTGGTGGTGGGCCTGGACCCCCGGCGCGTGGATGTGGTGCTGGCGGTGCTGGAACGCCGCCTGGACCTGACGCTGGGTGGCCTGGACATCTACGTGAACCTCGCCGGCGGCCTGAAGGTGCCGGACCCGGGGCTGGACCTCGCGGTGGCGCTGGCAGTGTACTCGGCGGTGGTGGGACGCGCGCTGCCCGGCAACGTGGCCGTGTTTGGCGAGGTGGGGCTGGCGGGCGAGGTGCGCAGCACCCAGGCCGCCCTGCGCCGCGCCGAGGAAGCCCGCCGCGCCGGCTACGAGCGGCTGGTGGTGCCGCCGGGCGTGGACGGCAGCCCCGGCGTGAAAAGTGTGGAGGAAGCCGTGGGACAGGTCTGGGGCGGGGGCGAGCGCAGCCGTGAGCGCTGA
- a CDS encoding DUF2087 domain-containing protein, producing the protein MTKSIHDFQDEHGRITGWPSDRRRAHQLAILDYLTGLFEPGVSYDPAQVQGVLADHSTLEDPGILLTELVEADYLATDGQVYWRADGRPGARPASPGERG; encoded by the coding sequence ATGACCAAAAGCATTCACGATTTCCAGGACGAACACGGGCGCATCACCGGCTGGCCCAGCGACCGCCGCCGCGCCCACCAGCTGGCCATTCTGGATTACCTGACCGGCCTGTTCGAACCCGGCGTGTCATACGACCCCGCTCAGGTGCAAGGCGTGCTGGCCGACCACAGCACCCTGGAAGACCCGGGCATTCTGCTGACCGAACTGGTGGAGGCCGACTATCTGGCCACCGACGGCCAGGTGTACTGGCGCGCCGATGGCCGCCCCGGCGCGCGGCCCGCCAGCCCAGGTGAGCGTGGCTAA
- a CDS encoding ATP-dependent Clp protease ATP-binding subunit encodes MNRYDDRARLVFHYAREEGNRLGHAMVGPEHLLLGLMREGGTAASILGEFGASLDGLRRRVEEIIGRGEGNRLNDAPSITPRARRVMELASTEARALGAQVTSTEHILLGIIREGDGVAFRILQELTKDVDTIRWRILAQGEGSGAKPAKPVATPFLDEYGRDLTKWAREGKLDPVIGRSEEIRRVTQILTRRTKNNPVLIGDPGVGKTAIVEGLALAIHEKRTPPNLHGVRLVSLDLSGVVAGTKYRGEFEERLRQIIEELRNAKVMAFIDELHTLVGAGGAEGTLDAANILKPALSRGEIQVIGATTTGEYHRYIEKDAALERRFQPVIVLEPSPAETLQILRGLKPKYEEHHGVQIPEQALELAVRIGERSLPGRNFPDKAIDLIDEAASRVRLNMSIGLPVAETEDGEPFVTREDIESVINSMGGIYSEETAAQLADLETQLTEQVYGQPDAIRALSSALRRARVGLGGRTRVAASFLFVGPSGVGKTHLAKALSRTLFNSERSLIRMDMSEFQESHSVSKLIGSPPGYVGFEQGGRLTEAVRRQPFSVILLDEIEKAHPDVYNTFLQVLDDGRLTDGLGRTVDFRRTIIIMTSNTGFNVNPTVGFSPVTPDNNAPLRHIFTPEFLDRLDEVIRFKSLGEEELVRVAQQLMGEMREELASRELTVTFDPAIAAWLVSKLKARSPKHAVGSSRQLRTLVREEIEDPLALELAHNHGEEVRVVLGQDGIQFEKGEEAAPRQILA; translated from the coding sequence ATGAACAGATACGACGACCGCGCCCGCCTCGTGTTTCATTACGCCCGGGAAGAAGGGAACCGCCTGGGCCACGCCATGGTGGGTCCCGAACACCTTCTGCTGGGCCTGATGCGCGAGGGCGGCACCGCCGCGAGCATCCTGGGCGAATTCGGCGCCTCGCTGGACGGCCTGCGCCGCCGCGTCGAGGAAATTATCGGGCGCGGCGAGGGCAACCGCCTGAACGACGCGCCCAGCATTACCCCGCGCGCCCGCCGCGTGATGGAACTGGCCAGCACGGAAGCCCGCGCCCTGGGCGCGCAGGTGACCAGCACCGAGCACATCCTGCTGGGCATTATCCGCGAGGGCGACGGCGTGGCCTTCCGCATCCTGCAGGAACTGACCAAGGACGTGGACACCATTCGCTGGCGCATTCTGGCCCAGGGCGAGGGCAGCGGCGCCAAGCCCGCCAAGCCGGTGGCCACACCCTTTCTGGATGAATACGGCCGCGACCTGACCAAGTGGGCGCGCGAGGGCAAGCTGGACCCGGTGATTGGCCGCAGCGAGGAAATTCGCCGCGTGACGCAGATTCTCACCCGCCGCACCAAGAACAATCCGGTCCTGATTGGCGACCCCGGCGTGGGCAAAACCGCCATCGTGGAAGGGCTGGCCCTGGCCATCCACGAGAAGCGCACGCCCCCCAACCTCCACGGCGTGCGGCTGGTTAGCCTGGACCTGAGCGGTGTGGTGGCGGGCACCAAGTACCGGGGCGAGTTTGAGGAACGTCTGCGCCAGATTATTGAGGAACTGCGCAACGCCAAGGTCATGGCCTTTATTGACGAGCTGCACACCCTGGTGGGGGCGGGCGGCGCCGAGGGCACGCTGGACGCCGCGAACATCCTGAAGCCCGCGCTGAGTCGCGGTGAAATTCAGGTGATCGGCGCAACCACCACGGGCGAATATCACCGCTATATCGAGAAGGACGCCGCGCTGGAGCGCCGCTTTCAGCCGGTGATCGTGCTGGAGCCCAGTCCCGCCGAAACGCTGCAGATTCTGCGCGGCCTGAAGCCCAAGTACGAGGAACACCACGGTGTGCAGATTCCCGAGCAGGCGCTGGAGCTGGCTGTGCGCATTGGTGAGCGCAGCCTGCCGGGCCGCAATTTTCCCGACAAGGCCATTGACCTGATCGACGAGGCCGCCAGCCGCGTGCGGCTGAACATGAGCATCGGCCTGCCGGTCGCAGAAACCGAGGACGGCGAGCCGTTTGTCACCCGCGAGGACATCGAGAGCGTTATCAACTCCATGGGCGGGATCTACTCTGAGGAAACGGCCGCGCAACTGGCCGACCTGGAAACGCAGCTGACTGAGCAGGTGTACGGCCAGCCCGACGCCATCCGCGCCCTGAGCAGCGCCCTGCGCCGCGCCCGCGTGGGTCTGGGGGGCCGCACCCGCGTGGCCGCGAGCTTCCTGTTCGTGGGGCCCAGCGGCGTGGGCAAAACGCACCTGGCCAAGGCGCTCTCGCGCACCCTGTTTAACAGCGAGCGCAGCCTGATTCGCATGGACATGAGCGAATTTCAGGAAAGCCACTCGGTGAGCAAGCTAATTGGTTCGCCCCCCGGCTACGTGGGCTTTGAGCAGGGCGGCCGCCTGACCGAAGCGGTGCGCCGTCAGCCGTTCAGCGTCATCCTGCTCGACGAGATTGAAAAGGCGCACCCGGACGTGTACAACACCTTCTTGCAGGTGCTGGACGACGGCCGCCTGACCGATGGCCTGGGCCGCACCGTGGACTTCCGCCGCACCATCATCATCATGACCAGCAACACGGGCTTTAACGTCAATCCCACCGTGGGCTTCAGCCCCGTCACGCCCGACAACAATGCGCCGCTGCGCCACATCTTTACGCCCGAATTTCTGGACCGCCTGGACGAGGTGATCCGCTTCAAGTCGCTGGGCGAGGAAGAACTGGTGCGCGTGGCCCAGCAGCTGATGGGCGAGATGCGCGAGGAACTGGCCAGCCGTGAACTGACCGTGACCTTTGACCCGGCCATTGCCGCGTGGCTGGTGAGCAAACTCAAGGCGCGCAGCCCGAAGCACGCTGTGGGCAGCAGCCGCCAGCTGCGCACGCTGGTGCGCGAGGAGATCGAGGACCCGCTGGCGCTGGAACTGGCGCACAACCACGGCGAGGAAGTGCGCGTGGTGCTGGGCCAGGACGGCATTCAGTTCGAGAAGGGCGAGGAAGCCGCGCCCCGGCAGATTCTGGCGTAA
- a CDS encoding carboxymuconolactone decarboxylase family protein, translating into MSDESPHARDIIFGSQQARILARLHELDPDLAHDIQTYAYDTVYDRPGLDLKTRELIACALLVSLGSPPELRTHLRGALNAGATEAEVRGALMTCVPYLGFPRAVAGFEVLRQHLQAAGQATPKAGPTQGAGPEDKV; encoded by the coding sequence ATGAGCGACGAATCCCCCCACGCGCGCGACATAATTTTCGGCAGCCAGCAGGCACGTATTCTGGCCCGGTTGCACGAACTGGACCCCGATCTGGCCCACGACATCCAGACCTACGCCTACGACACGGTGTATGACCGACCGGGGCTGGACCTGAAAACCAGAGAGCTGATCGCCTGCGCCCTCCTGGTGTCGCTGGGCAGCCCGCCCGAGCTGCGCACGCACCTGCGCGGGGCCCTGAACGCCGGCGCCACCGAGGCCGAGGTGCGCGGCGCCCTGATGACCTGCGTGCCGTATCTGGGCTTTCCCCGGGCGGTGGCGGGCTTCGAGGTGCTGCGTCAGCACCTGCAGGCGGCCGGGCAGGCCACACCAAAAGCCGGCCCCACACAAGGGGCCGGCCCGGAAGATAAGGTTTAG
- a CDS encoding electron transfer flavoprotein subunit beta/FixA family protein, producing the protein MNILTLVRQVPDAEARVKINQQTVDLDGTTLVVDGMDEYGVEEALRLRESGAGVEQIIALAIGPKRNEDALRTALAMGVDRAIHVETDEHFDAVTLSKVVAQVAQSENVGLILVGGQEADWDSQALGAASAERLSWPQLTWTNELKLDGDTLTGRHDVDDGNESFRVTLPAVVTTQQGLNEPRYPTLPNIMKAKKKELRKDDAAAYGLQARVRTVGAEIQTRARRNTMIDGKDPQAAAAQLLELLRSEAKVLA; encoded by the coding sequence ATGAATATCCTGACCCTTGTTCGCCAAGTTCCTGACGCCGAAGCGCGCGTGAAGATCAACCAGCAGACCGTGGACCTGGACGGCACCACGCTGGTGGTGGACGGCATGGACGAATACGGCGTGGAAGAGGCGCTGCGTCTGCGCGAGAGTGGCGCGGGCGTGGAACAGATCATCGCGCTGGCCATTGGGCCCAAGCGCAACGAGGACGCCCTGCGCACAGCCCTGGCCATGGGTGTGGACCGCGCCATTCACGTGGAAACGGATGAGCACTTTGACGCCGTGACCCTGAGCAAGGTGGTGGCCCAGGTGGCCCAGAGCGAGAACGTGGGCCTGATCCTGGTGGGCGGCCAGGAAGCCGACTGGGACTCTCAGGCCCTGGGCGCCGCCAGCGCCGAGCGCCTGAGCTGGCCGCAGCTGACCTGGACCAACGAACTGAAGCTGGACGGCGACACCCTGACCGGCCGCCACGACGTGGACGACGGCAACGAGAGCTTCCGCGTGACGCTGCCCGCTGTGGTCACCACCCAGCAGGGGCTGAATGAGCCGCGTTACCCCACGCTGCCCAACATCATGAAGGCCAAGAAAAAGGAACTGCGCAAGGACGACGCAGCGGCCTACGGCCTGCAGGCGCGCGTGCGCACCGTGGGCGCCGAGATCCAGACCCGCGCCCGGCGTAACACCATGATTGACGGCAAGGACCCCCAGGCCGCCGCCGCCCAGCTGCTGGAACTGCTGCGCAGCGAAGCCAAGGTGCTGGCCTGA
- a CDS encoding electron transfer flavoprotein subunit alpha/FixB family protein, giving the protein MILIVAEHTAGKLGKATLEMVSAARDSGREGPITVLVLGQNVASVATEAAAVADQVLVADLPGLATYNAETWAAAAAQIAQEGEAHTIIMGGSRSGREYAPRVAVKLDAPYLEDVTSLKGNGAALQGQRYTYLARVTETVEAEGPVVVVTVKPGSFAAAAPAGAAGEQYDVELNLPAPRVEITGKSVEKSSRVALAEADLIVTGGRGVGSPENFTKYVEGLADALGAGVGATRAVVDAGWRPYAEQVGQTGKTVQPGAYIALGVSGAVQHLSGMGKSKNIIAINKDAEAPIFKVADYGIVGDINEIVPALIEASKK; this is encoded by the coding sequence ATGATCCTGATTGTTGCTGAACACACCGCCGGCAAGCTGGGCAAGGCCACCCTGGAAATGGTGAGCGCCGCCCGCGACTCGGGCCGCGAGGGCCCCATCACGGTGCTGGTGCTGGGCCAGAATGTCGCCAGCGTGGCCACCGAGGCCGCCGCCGTGGCCGACCAAGTGCTGGTCGCTGATCTGCCGGGGCTGGCCACCTACAACGCCGAAACCTGGGCCGCCGCTGCTGCCCAGATTGCGCAGGAAGGCGAGGCGCACACCATCATCATGGGCGGCAGCCGATCTGGCCGGGAATACGCGCCCCGCGTGGCCGTGAAACTGGACGCGCCCTACCTGGAAGACGTGACCAGCCTCAAGGGGAACGGCGCTGCCCTGCAGGGTCAGCGCTACACCTACCTGGCCCGCGTGACCGAAACCGTGGAGGCCGAGGGCCCCGTGGTGGTCGTGACGGTCAAGCCCGGTTCGTTTGCCGCTGCAGCCCCCGCCGGTGCGGCGGGCGAGCAGTACGACGTGGAGCTGAACCTGCCCGCCCCCCGCGTGGAGATCACCGGCAAGAGCGTGGAAAAGAGCAGCCGCGTGGCCCTGGCAGAAGCCGACCTGATCGTGACTGGCGGGCGCGGCGTGGGCAGCCCCGAGAACTTCACGAAGTACGTGGAGGGCCTGGCCGACGCCCTGGGCGCTGGCGTGGGCGCCACACGCGCCGTGGTGGACGCTGGCTGGCGCCCCTACGCCGAGCAGGTGGGCCAGACCGGCAAGACCGTGCAGCCCGGCGCCTACATTGCCCTGGGGGTCAGCGGCGCCGTGCAGCACCTCAGCGGCATGGGCAAGAGCAAGAACATCATCGCCATCAACAAGGACGCCGAGGCGCCCATTTTCAAGGTGGCCGACTACGGCATTGTGGGCGACATCAACGAGATCGTGCCCGCGCTGATCGAGGCCAGCAAGAAGTAA
- a CDS encoding SDR family NAD(P)-dependent oxidoreductase translates to MSDSSSPPGVIVTGAARGIGRAIAELYVERGWRVLSVDLTPSAPLRGGRRVKADISTPAGRERIVRAARELGQVSVLVNNAAYQGAPGSVLEVSERGWARTLNVNLTAPLLLTRAVAELLPRGGAVVNVASVQGLFAEQNNAAYNASKGGLINLTRAMALDLAPHGLRVNAVAPGAISTEAVLQSIQESPDPAQTRRDYEDLHALRRLGTPREVAQTVYFLGSDEASFVTGAVLTVDGGMTASFMMAGRPV, encoded by the coding sequence ATGAGCGACTCTTCCTCTCCCCCTGGGGTCATCGTGACCGGCGCGGCGCGGGGAATTGGCCGCGCCATTGCCGAGCTGTATGTGGAGCGCGGCTGGCGCGTGCTGAGCGTGGACCTGACGCCCTCGGCCCCCCTGCGCGGTGGGCGGCGGGTGAAGGCCGACATCAGCACGCCGGCCGGCCGGGAGCGCATTGTGCGCGCCGCGCGGGAACTGGGGCAGGTGAGTGTGCTGGTGAACAACGCCGCCTACCAGGGGGCCCCGGGCAGCGTGCTGGAGGTCAGCGAACGCGGCTGGGCGCGCACCCTGAACGTGAACCTGACTGCCCCGCTGCTGCTGACGCGCGCCGTGGCCGAACTGCTGCCGCGCGGCGGCGCCGTGGTGAACGTGGCCAGTGTGCAGGGCCTGTTTGCCGAGCAGAACAACGCGGCCTACAACGCCAGCAAGGGCGGCCTGATCAACCTGACGCGCGCCATGGCCCTGGACCTCGCGCCGCACGGCCTGCGGGTGAACGCAGTGGCCCCCGGCGCCATCAGCACCGAGGCCGTGCTGCAGAGCATTCAGGAAAGCCCCGACCCCGCCCAGACCCGCCGCGACTACGAGGACCTGCACGCCCTGCGCCGCCTGGGCACCCCGCGCGAGGTGGCCCAGACGGTGTATTTCCTGGGCAGCGACGAGGCCAGCTTTGTCACGGGCGCGGTGCTGACGGTGGACGGCGGCATGACAGCGAGTTTCATGATGGCGGGGCGGCCGGTGTGA
- a CDS encoding disulfide bond formation protein B, with amino-acid sequence MTPDNRLYLAWVVSLAATLGSLYFSEVRQFNPCILCWFQRIFMYPLAIVLGVAALGADLRVRRYVLPLAGIGLLIALYQNLETWGVVRAPLACTINPAASCGTPWPVWGLGSPLNTVLTIPVLSMIAFALIIALLSWKREPKGL; translated from the coding sequence CTGACCCCTGACAACCGCTTGTATCTGGCCTGGGTGGTGTCCCTGGCGGCCACCCTGGGCAGCCTGTATTTCAGCGAGGTGCGGCAGTTCAATCCCTGCATCCTGTGCTGGTTCCAGCGCATTTTCATGTACCCGCTGGCCATTGTTCTGGGCGTGGCAGCGCTGGGCGCTGACCTGCGGGTGCGCCGCTACGTGCTGCCGCTGGCCGGGATTGGGCTGCTGATCGCCCTGTACCAGAACCTGGAAACGTGGGGTGTGGTGCGGGCCCCCCTGGCCTGCACCATCAATCCCGCTGCGTCCTGCGGCACCCCCTGGCCGGTGTGGGGCCTGGGCTCGCCCCTGAACACGGTGCTGACCATCCCGGTCCTGAGCATGATCGCGTTCGCGCTGATCATTGCGCTGCTGAGCTGGAAACGGGAGCCGAAGGGGCTGTAA
- a CDS encoding DsbA family protein: protein MTRLQGNNQNRTFLVVGTLVAAVLIALAVFAVQGKPAAGGALRGNFDLAGQAYIGQDSAPVNVVVVEDFKCPVCKTFEETVAPQLKEKYVDTGKIKQYSLIWPFLADTRGLPSDDSKFAAQAAKCVYDQGGNDAFASFKTIMFRAQGDEGQVWATKTRLKDLAANVEGLDGARFATCLDTDATAARVDADEQQVSSARVNATPTVFVNGQQVMTADGKVGSYAFEDISRAIDAASN from the coding sequence ATGACCAGATTGCAGGGCAACAACCAGAACCGCACGTTCCTTGTCGTGGGCACCCTTGTGGCCGCCGTGCTGATAGCGCTGGCGGTGTTTGCGGTGCAGGGCAAGCCTGCCGCTGGCGGCGCGCTCAGGGGCAACTTTGATCTGGCCGGACAGGCTTACATTGGCCAGGACAGCGCGCCCGTGAACGTGGTGGTGGTGGAAGACTTCAAATGCCCGGTCTGCAAGACCTTTGAAGAAACCGTGGCCCCGCAGCTGAAAGAGAAGTACGTGGACACCGGCAAAATCAAACAGTACAGCCTGATCTGGCCCTTCCTGGCCGATACGCGCGGCCTGCCCAGCGACGACAGCAAGTTCGCGGCCCAGGCGGCCAAGTGCGTGTATGACCAGGGCGGCAACGACGCCTTTGCCAGCTTCAAGACCATCATGTTCCGCGCCCAGGGCGACGAGGGCCAGGTGTGGGCCACCAAGACCCGCCTGAAGGATCTGGCTGCCAATGTCGAAGGGCTGGACGGCGCCAGGTTCGCCACCTGCCTGGACACCGACGCCACCGCCGCTCGCGTGGACGCCGACGAGCAGCAGGTCAGCAGCGCCCGGGTGAACGCCACCCCCACGGTGTTTGTGAATGGCCAGCAGGTGATGACCGCCGACGGCAAGGTGGGCAGCTACGCCTTCGAGGACATCAGCCGCGCCATTGACGCCGCCAGCAACTGA